In the genome of Thermoleophilaceae bacterium, one region contains:
- a CDS encoding TetR/AcrR family transcriptional regulator: MHTDSTHVKRGSKAAQSEATRAKLVKVARRLFAKRGYAAVGTEEVVKKAGVTRGALYHQFADKKDLFRAVFEQVEAEVTQRIVAQAGAFASDPVQELRTGTKLWLDASLDPEVRRIVLLDAPAVLGFEEWRQIVARHALGVLAAGLEGAMEAGVIARQPVMALAHVITGALDAAALYVAESDDPEAARKDMEPVLDRMVEKLRT; the protein is encoded by the coding sequence ATGCATACAGACAGTACGCATGTCAAACGGGGGAGCAAGGCCGCTCAGTCGGAGGCCACGCGAGCGAAGCTCGTCAAGGTCGCACGCCGCCTGTTCGCGAAGCGCGGCTACGCGGCGGTCGGAACCGAGGAGGTGGTGAAGAAGGCCGGCGTCACGCGCGGCGCGCTCTACCACCAGTTCGCCGACAAGAAGGATCTGTTCCGCGCGGTGTTCGAGCAGGTGGAGGCGGAGGTCACGCAGCGCATCGTGGCGCAGGCCGGCGCGTTCGCCTCAGACCCGGTGCAGGAGCTGCGCACGGGTACGAAGCTCTGGCTCGATGCGTCGCTCGACCCGGAGGTGCGCCGGATCGTGCTGCTCGACGCTCCCGCGGTGCTCGGATTCGAGGAATGGCGCCAGATCGTGGCCCGCCACGCGCTCGGGGTCCTCGCGGCCGGGCTCGAGGGCGCGATGGAGGCGGGAGTGATCGCCCGGCAGCCGGTGATGGCACTCGCCCACGTGATCACGGGCGCCCTCGACGCCGCGGCCCTCTACGTGGCGGAGTCCGACGACCCGGAAGCAGCGCGCAAAGACATGGAGCCCGTGCTCGACCGGATGGTGGAGAAGCTTCGAACCTAA
- a CDS encoding GatB/YqeY domain-containing protein, which translates to MSLIEKVKSDTAVALKSGDKERVQALRLITNELQKAAKESSDGDETAVLQRERKRRLEAAQAYADAGRDDLAEGERREAAIIEEYMPEQLSDEELHAIVGDAVAESGADSPKEMGKVMSLVMPKVQGRADGKRVSAVVREKLTA; encoded by the coding sequence GTGTCTCTGATTGAGAAGGTGAAGTCCGATACCGCTGTGGCGCTCAAGTCCGGCGACAAGGAGCGCGTTCAGGCGCTGCGCCTGATCACGAACGAGCTCCAGAAGGCCGCCAAGGAGTCCTCCGATGGCGACGAGACGGCCGTGCTGCAGCGCGAGCGCAAGCGCCGCCTGGAGGCCGCGCAGGCGTACGCCGACGCCGGGCGCGACGACCTCGCCGAGGGCGAGCGGCGCGAGGCCGCGATCATCGAGGAGTACATGCCGGAGCAGCTCTCTGACGAGGAGCTGCACGCGATCGTGGGCGACGCCGTGGCCGAGTCCGGGGCGGACTCTCCAAAGGAGATGGGCAAGGTCATGTCGCTCGTGATGCCGAAGGTGCAGGGCCGCGCCGACGGCAAGCGCGTATCTGCCGTGGTCCGTGAGAAGCTAACTGCGTAG
- a CDS encoding phosphoketolase family protein, which translates to MTREELELLDAYWRAANYLSVGQIYLLDNPLLRRPLEIGHVKPRLLGHWGTTPGLNLVYAHMNRAIKQRDLSAIFVTGPGHGGPGLVANTYLEGTYTEVYPTIGHDEEGLRRLFRQFSFPGGIPSHVAPETPGSIHEGGELGYALVHAYGAAFDNPDLLVCCVVGDGEAETGPLAASWHSNKFLDPATDGAVLPVLHLNGYKIANPTVLARIPREELTALLEGYGHRPVYVEGSEPMEVHERMAAVLDEVLDEIRQIQERARSGGPIERPRWPMIVLVTPKGWTGPKEVDGVPVEGTWRAHQVPLAALADRPDHLAELERWMKSYRPEELFEEDGALKPELAALAPEGERRMGANPSANGGLLLRGLELPDFRKYAVDVPAPARTSSEATRVLGQFLRDVVRMNGDHFRIFGPDETASNRLNAVFDATNRQWDAETLPTDDHLAPEGRVMEVLSEHMCQGWLEGYLLTGRHGLFNCYEAFIHIVDSMFNQHAKWLKVTRDIPWRRPIASLNYLLSSHVWRQDHNGFSHQDPGFIDHVVNKKAEIVRVYLPPDANCLLSVADHCLRSRNYVNVIVAGKQPALDYLTMEQAVAHCTRGIGIWDWASTDEGDEPDVVLACAGDIPTLETVAAAAMLRECFPELRVRVVNVVDLMRLQPDSEHPHGMSDSHFDALFTPDKPVIFAYHGYPWLIHRLTYRRTNHSNLHVRGYKEEGTTTTPFDMVMLNDMDRFHLVIDVIDRVPQLGTRAAHVRQRMVDTRLEKRAYTREVGDDAPDVRDWVWPFDGVPPEAATDAQRGSRA; encoded by the coding sequence ATGACGCGCGAAGAACTTGAGCTGCTCGACGCCTACTGGCGCGCCGCGAACTACCTGTCGGTGGGGCAGATCTACCTGCTCGACAACCCGCTGCTGCGCCGCCCGCTCGAGATCGGGCACGTGAAGCCGCGCCTGCTCGGGCACTGGGGCACCACGCCCGGGCTCAACCTCGTGTACGCCCACATGAACCGCGCGATCAAGCAGCGCGACCTCAGCGCGATCTTCGTGACGGGCCCCGGACATGGAGGGCCCGGGCTCGTGGCCAACACATATCTCGAGGGCACCTACACCGAGGTCTATCCCACGATCGGCCATGACGAGGAGGGGCTGCGGCGGCTGTTTCGCCAGTTCTCGTTCCCAGGCGGCATTCCGAGCCACGTGGCGCCGGAGACCCCAGGTTCGATCCACGAGGGCGGCGAGCTTGGCTACGCGCTGGTGCACGCGTACGGCGCCGCATTCGACAACCCCGACCTGCTCGTGTGCTGCGTGGTGGGCGACGGCGAGGCGGAGACGGGCCCGCTCGCCGCCAGCTGGCACTCCAACAAGTTCCTCGACCCTGCCACCGACGGCGCCGTGCTCCCGGTGCTGCACCTGAACGGCTACAAGATCGCCAACCCCACGGTGCTCGCCCGCATCCCGCGCGAGGAGCTCACGGCTCTGCTGGAGGGCTACGGCCACCGCCCCGTGTATGTGGAGGGCTCTGAGCCAATGGAGGTGCACGAGCGCATGGCCGCCGTGCTCGACGAGGTGCTCGACGAGATCCGCCAGATCCAGGAGCGCGCCCGCTCGGGTGGCCCGATCGAGCGTCCCCGCTGGCCGATGATCGTGCTCGTCACGCCGAAGGGCTGGACCGGGCCGAAGGAAGTGGACGGCGTGCCGGTTGAAGGAACGTGGCGCGCGCACCAGGTTCCGCTGGCTGCGCTTGCCGACCGGCCCGACCATCTTGCAGAGCTCGAGCGCTGGATGAAGAGCTACCGGCCGGAGGAGCTGTTCGAGGAGGACGGCGCTTTGAAGCCCGAGCTCGCGGCACTAGCCCCTGAGGGCGAGCGGCGCATGGGCGCCAACCCGTCCGCCAACGGCGGCCTCCTGCTGCGCGGGCTCGAGCTGCCGGACTTCAGGAAGTACGCGGTGGACGTGCCGGCGCCCGCCCGCACCTCCAGCGAGGCCACACGCGTGCTGGGCCAGTTCCTGCGCGACGTGGTGCGCATGAACGGCGACCACTTCCGCATCTTCGGCCCCGACGAGACGGCGTCGAATCGGCTGAACGCGGTGTTCGACGCCACCAACCGCCAGTGGGACGCGGAGACGCTGCCGACGGACGACCACCTGGCACCCGAGGGGCGCGTGATGGAGGTGCTCAGCGAGCACATGTGCCAGGGCTGGCTCGAGGGCTACCTCCTCACCGGCCGGCACGGTCTCTTCAACTGCTACGAGGCGTTCATCCACATCGTCGACTCGATGTTCAACCAGCACGCCAAGTGGCTGAAGGTCACGCGCGACATTCCCTGGCGGCGGCCGATCGCCTCGCTCAACTACCTGCTCAGCTCGCACGTGTGGCGGCAGGACCACAACGGGTTCTCCCACCAGGACCCCGGCTTCATCGACCACGTGGTGAACAAGAAGGCCGAGATCGTGCGCGTGTACCTGCCGCCGGACGCGAACTGCCTCTTGTCGGTGGCGGATCACTGTCTGCGCAGCCGCAACTACGTGAACGTGATCGTGGCCGGCAAGCAGCCGGCGCTCGACTATCTGACGATGGAGCAGGCGGTGGCGCACTGCACGCGCGGGATCGGCATCTGGGACTGGGCCTCGACGGACGAGGGCGACGAGCCGGACGTGGTGCTCGCCTGCGCCGGCGACATTCCCACCCTTGAGACGGTGGCGGCCGCGGCGATGCTGCGCGAGTGCTTCCCGGAGCTGCGCGTGCGCGTGGTGAACGTGGTGGACCTGATGCGCCTGCAGCCGGACAGCGAGCACCCACACGGGATGTCCGACTCGCACTTCGACGCTCTGTTCACGCCGGACAAGCCGGTGATCTTCGCCTACCACGGCTACCCGTGGCTGATCCACAGGCTCACCTACCGGCGCACCAACCACAGCAACCTGCACGTGCGCGGCTACAAGGAGGAGGGCACCACCACCACGCCCTTCGACATGGTCATGCTCAATGACATGGACCGCTTCCACCTCGTGATCGACGTGATCGATCGCGTGCCTCAGCTCGGCACGCGCGCGGCCCACGTGCGCCAGCGCATGGTGGACACACGGCTCGAGAAGCGCGCCTATACGCGCGAGGTGGGCGACGACGCACCCGACGTGCGCGACTGGGTGTGGCCGTTCGACGGCGTGCCCCCGGAGGCCGCCACCGACGCCCAGCGCGGCTCGCGCGCGTAA
- the hisIE gene encoding bifunctional phosphoribosyl-AMP cyclohydrolase/phosphoribosyl-ATP diphosphatase HisIE: MDLQPKFDENGLVPCVVQDARTGEVLTLAYMNEEALARTRETGEMHFWSRSRQELWHKGETSGNVQKVRRLRYDCDADALVALVDPAGPACHTGERSCFYRGDMEPTAAEALPTLERTIEERKATQAGGSYTAELLANPTHIGEKVREEAEEVARAAQGESDQRVREEAADVLYHLAVLLSSRGLSLADAFEELNGRRR; this comes from the coding sequence TTGGATCTGCAGCCAAAATTCGACGAGAACGGCCTCGTGCCGTGTGTGGTGCAGGACGCCCGGACGGGTGAGGTGCTCACGCTCGCCTACATGAACGAAGAGGCGCTTGCGCGCACGCGCGAGACCGGCGAGATGCACTTCTGGAGCCGCTCGAGGCAGGAGCTCTGGCACAAGGGCGAGACCTCCGGGAACGTGCAGAAGGTGCGGCGCCTGCGCTACGACTGCGACGCGGACGCGCTCGTGGCTCTCGTGGATCCCGCGGGACCGGCATGCCACACCGGCGAGCGCAGCTGCTTCTACCGGGGCGACATGGAGCCCACCGCCGCCGAGGCGCTCCCCACCCTCGAGCGCACGATCGAGGAGCGCAAGGCCACGCAAGCCGGCGGCAGTTACACCGCCGAGCTGCTCGCCAACCCGACGCACATCGGGGAGAAGGTGCGCGAGGAGGCCGAGGAGGTGGCGCGCGCCGCGCAGGGCGAGTCGGACCAGCGCGTGCGCGAGGAGGCCGCCGACGTGCTCTACCACCTGGCAGTGCTGCTCTCCTCGCGCGGGCTCTCGCTCGCCGACGCCTTCGAGGAGCTGAATGGCCGTCGCCGCTGA
- a CDS encoding nuclear transport factor 2 family protein, giving the protein MSEANVDVIKQVEAAFNRGDLDAMLSHISPDAEWEISESNPSARTLHGRDEIRAYLEDWRDTVKGLHYEAQRYVDAGDAVVQVGTMTSRLGDGESQLTVPLAFVTRFREGLPVRTEEYLDVDAALRAAGVRA; this is encoded by the coding sequence GTGAGCGAGGCGAACGTGGACGTGATCAAACAGGTGGAGGCGGCCTTCAACCGTGGCGACCTCGACGCGATGCTCAGCCACATCTCGCCCGACGCTGAGTGGGAGATCTCAGAGTCGAACCCGTCGGCTCGCACGCTCCACGGCCGCGATGAGATCCGGGCCTACCTGGAGGACTGGCGCGACACGGTGAAAGGGCTCCACTACGAGGCCCAGCGATACGTAGACGCGGGTGACGCCGTGGTGCAGGTCGGCACGATGACGAGCCGCCTGGGCGATGGCGAGTCGCAGCTCACCGTGCCGCTCGCGTTCGTCACCCGCTTTCGTGAAGGCCTGCCCGTGCGGACCGAGGAATATCTCGACGTCGACGCGGCGCTGCGCGCGGCCGGCGTGCGGGCCTAG
- a CDS encoding haloacid dehalogenase type II — protein sequence MPRARLATFDCYGTLIDWEGGAAAFLHEIALREGDIDAPNGRALRDRWEELQFELVTGPYKPYKQILGESLRAWAGERGYTLRDDDAERLVRSMRSWQPFPDTRPALTRVRDAGMKLAIISNTDRDIIEHSLRHLEVPFDHVQVAEDVSAYKPADEVFQRAMERFEVEPSEVLHVAFGFKYDIGPAQRLGCQTAWINRHAESAPGEEKPDFEWRDLWGLADHAESTSA from the coding sequence ATGCCCCGGGCGCGACTCGCAACCTTCGATTGCTACGGCACCCTCATCGACTGGGAGGGCGGCGCGGCGGCGTTCCTGCACGAAATCGCTCTGCGCGAGGGCGATATCGATGCCCCCAACGGACGCGCGCTGCGCGACCGCTGGGAGGAGCTTCAGTTCGAGCTCGTCACCGGTCCGTACAAGCCGTACAAGCAGATCCTCGGCGAGAGCCTGCGCGCCTGGGCCGGCGAGCGCGGCTACACCCTGCGCGACGACGACGCGGAGCGCCTGGTGCGCTCGATGCGCAGCTGGCAGCCGTTCCCCGACACGCGTCCGGCCCTGACGCGCGTGCGCGACGCCGGCATGAAGCTGGCGATCATCTCCAACACCGACCGCGACATCATCGAGCACAGCCTGCGTCACCTGGAGGTTCCGTTCGATCACGTGCAGGTGGCCGAGGACGTGAGCGCGTACAAGCCGGCGGACGAGGTCTTCCAGCGGGCGATGGAGCGGTTTGAGGTGGAGCCGTCGGAGGTCCTCCACGTGGCGTTCGGCTTCAAGTACGACATCGGACCCGCCCAGCGGCTGGGGTGCCAGACGGCGTGGATCAACCGCCATGCGGAGTCGGCTCCCGGCGAGGAGAAGCCGGACTTCGAGTGGCGCGACCTGTGGGGGCTGGCGGACCATGCCGAGTCGACCTCTGCCTGA
- a CDS encoding PhoH family protein, whose translation MRTQLELTNDVASELAGPGDAIMRTLEGHLDADLFLRGNVLTLDGEPAAVQTAEAVVRELSDLVRQGHEIAPGTIAAITGALDAHQSPSEILEDVVWRHRGLKVAPKTVNQKRYVDAIRDHTVTIGIGPAGTGKSFLAVAMAVAALSRREVNRIVLTRPAVEAGERLGFLPGDLMAKVDPYLRPLFDALYDMLEPERVNQHLERGVIEVAPLAFMRGRTLNDSFIILDEAQNTSPEQMKMFLTRLGFNSKMVVTGDITQVDLPKDQRSGLVVIGDILKDVEGISFIRFGGEDVVRHKLVQRIVAAYNEYAEKQAPELRSARSDRR comes from the coding sequence GTGCGGACCCAACTCGAGCTCACCAACGACGTCGCCAGTGAGCTGGCGGGTCCGGGTGACGCGATCATGCGCACCCTCGAGGGCCACCTCGACGCCGACCTCTTCCTGCGCGGCAACGTGCTCACCCTCGACGGCGAGCCGGCCGCGGTGCAGACCGCGGAGGCGGTCGTGCGCGAGCTGTCGGACCTGGTGCGCCAGGGCCACGAGATAGCCCCGGGCACGATCGCTGCGATCACCGGTGCGCTCGACGCCCACCAGAGCCCCAGCGAGATCCTCGAGGACGTGGTGTGGCGCCACCGGGGGCTGAAGGTCGCGCCGAAGACCGTGAACCAGAAGCGCTACGTGGACGCCATCCGCGACCACACGGTCACGATCGGCATCGGCCCCGCCGGCACCGGCAAGTCGTTCCTCGCCGTGGCGATGGCGGTGGCCGCGCTGTCCCGCCGCGAGGTCAACCGCATCGTGCTCACGCGCCCCGCTGTGGAGGCGGGCGAGCGCCTGGGCTTCCTGCCGGGCGACCTGATGGCGAAGGTGGACCCGTACCTGCGCCCGCTGTTCGACGCCCTCTACGACATGCTCGAGCCCGAGCGCGTGAACCAGCACCTCGAGCGTGGGGTGATCGAGGTCGCCCCGCTGGCGTTCATGCGCGGCCGAACGCTCAACGACTCGTTCATCATCCTCGACGAGGCGCAGAACACGAGCCCAGAGCAGATGAAGATGTTCCTCACGCGGCTCGGGTTCAACTCCAAGATGGTCGTCACGGGCGACATCACGCAGGTGGACCTGCCCAAGGACCAGCGCTCGGGCCTCGTCGTGATCGGCGACATCCTCAAGGACGTCGAGGGGATCAGCTTCATCCGCTTCGGCGGCGAGGACGTGGTGCGGCACAAGCTCGTGCAGCGAATCGTCGCGGCCTACAACGAGTACGCGGAGAAGCAGGCACCCGAGCTGCGCTCCGCCCGCTCCGACCGCCGCTGA
- a CDS encoding alpha/beta hydrolase — MATTSEIQLSAGTIAYEDTGGSGPVVLFVHGLLASGMLWAPVVEQLRGDTRCVIPELPLGAHAKPMDPDAELSPRSVAALIAEFMEKLDLRDVTVVGNDTGGAICQLLVTEHPERVARMVLTPCDAFEHFFPPAFRPMQWAAKIPGGLAAGLRPVKIRAFRESPLGFGWLSKRGIPDEAMDSAFGNYFGNKAVQRDTEKFVRQVSKKDTLAAAEKLRDFHKPVLLAWAREDKFFKVKLAERLLERLPNGRLELIDDSYTFVPIDQPERLAQLIREFVRDGAQTYSPA, encoded by the coding sequence GTGGCAACCACCAGTGAAATTCAGCTCTCAGCCGGCACCATCGCCTACGAGGACACGGGCGGTTCGGGACCGGTGGTGCTCTTCGTCCACGGGCTGCTCGCCAGCGGCATGCTCTGGGCGCCCGTGGTGGAGCAGCTGAGAGGCGACACGCGCTGCGTCATTCCCGAACTTCCGCTGGGCGCGCACGCGAAGCCGATGGACCCGGACGCCGAGCTCAGCCCCCGCTCCGTGGCGGCGCTGATCGCGGAGTTCATGGAGAAGCTCGACCTGCGCGACGTGACGGTCGTGGGCAACGACACCGGCGGCGCGATCTGCCAGCTGCTCGTGACCGAGCATCCCGAGCGAGTCGCGCGGATGGTGCTCACCCCGTGCGACGCGTTCGAGCACTTCTTCCCGCCGGCCTTCAGGCCGATGCAGTGGGCCGCGAAGATCCCGGGCGGGCTCGCCGCCGGACTGCGGCCGGTGAAGATCCGGGCGTTCCGCGAGAGCCCGCTCGGCTTCGGCTGGCTGTCCAAGCGCGGCATTCCGGACGAGGCGATGGACAGCGCGTTCGGCAACTACTTCGGCAACAAGGCCGTGCAGCGGGACACGGAGAAGTTCGTCCGCCAGGTGTCGAAGAAGGACACGCTCGCCGCGGCCGAGAAGCTGCGTGACTTCCACAAGCCGGTGCTGCTCGCCTGGGCGCGCGAGGACAAGTTCTTCAAGGTGAAGCTCGCCGAGCGCCTCCTCGAGCGGCTGCCGAACGGGCGCCTGGAGCTGATCGACGACAGCTACACGTTCGTCCCGATCGACCAGCCGGAACGCCTGGCGCAGCTGATCCGCGAGTTCGTGCGCGACGGTGCGCAGACATACTCACCCGCGTGA
- the ybeY gene encoding rRNA maturation RNase YbeY: MRTAAEAALHAAGVEDGHLAIAFVDEDEIRALNRDHRGKDAPTDVLSFPVDGAGPIGGGPRELGDVVICREHTSDVTEAVVHGVLHLCGYDHETDDGEMLELQDRIVRDL; encoded by the coding sequence GTGCGGACGGCGGCTGAGGCGGCTCTGCACGCTGCGGGTGTGGAGGACGGGCATCTCGCCATCGCGTTCGTGGACGAGGACGAGATACGCGCGCTGAACCGCGACCATCGCGGCAAGGACGCGCCCACCGACGTGCTTTCGTTCCCGGTGGACGGCGCCGGCCCGATCGGCGGCGGTCCCAGAGAGCTTGGCGACGTGGTGATCTGCCGCGAGCACACGAGCGACGTGACCGAGGCCGTGGTGCACGGTGTGCTTCACCTGTGCGGCTATGACCACGAGACTGATGACGGCGAGATGCTCGAGCTTCAGGACAGGATCGTGAGAGACCTGTGA
- a CDS encoding cation diffusion facilitator family transporter: MEKHVHAKHEHTHGHSHSHGHDHAHGHDHTHGLVDESIKRSRAGLRAVGVSLAVLGVTAAVQAVVFVASGSVALLADLIHNAGDALTAIPLGIAFLMHSRRAEAYAGLGVVGAIFISAVVAGVEAVRRLIHPSAPDHLVALAIAGAVGVAGNYVAALVRTRAGRRLGSAALIADGAHARADALVSAAVVVTAGAVALGATVADPLIGLAITIAILRITWESWVTVREEIREEAA, encoded by the coding sequence GTGGAGAAGCACGTACACGCGAAGCATGAACACACCCACGGCCATTCCCATTCGCACGGGCATGACCACGCCCACGGGCATGACCACACGCACGGGCTCGTGGATGAGTCGATCAAGCGCTCGCGCGCCGGACTCCGCGCCGTGGGCGTCTCGCTGGCTGTGCTCGGCGTCACGGCCGCCGTGCAGGCCGTGGTGTTCGTGGCGTCCGGCAGCGTCGCACTGCTCGCTGACCTGATCCACAACGCGGGTGACGCCCTCACCGCGATTCCGCTCGGCATCGCGTTCCTGATGCACAGCCGCAGGGCCGAGGCGTATGCCGGGCTGGGCGTGGTGGGCGCGATCTTCATCAGTGCGGTGGTGGCCGGAGTGGAAGCAGTGCGCCGCCTGATCCACCCCAGCGCGCCCGACCACCTGGTGGCGCTCGCCATAGCGGGCGCGGTTGGAGTGGCCGGGAACTACGTGGCCGCGCTCGTGCGCACCCGCGCGGGAAGGCGGCTCGGCAGCGCCGCGCTGATCGCGGACGGCGCGCACGCGCGGGCGGACGCGCTGGTGTCGGCCGCCGTGGTGGTCACCGCGGGGGCGGTGGCGCTCGGTGCGACGGTGGCAGATCCGCTGATCGGCCTGGCAATCACGATCGCGATCCTGCGCATCACCTGGGAGTCCTGGGTAACGGTGCGCGAGGAGATCCGCGAGGAGGCCGCATGA
- the era gene encoding GTPase Era — MTRSGFVALAGRPNVGKSTLVNRVVGWKVAIVSDKPQTTRRAIRGVASGPDWQLVLVDLPGVQRPRDPLTARMQARMQRELEDSDVALFVLNAEQKPGPGDEFIARAIREVGLPAVTALNKIDRLNRPRIAQALSAAAELDVQGELFPVSAKTGEGVGDLVEHLVSLLPEGPFFYPPEEHTDLSQTVQLAELIREQVLLRTREELPHAAEVEIDEMEERDDGLLVIAARVWAETESQKGILIGAGGKMVRAIGSAAREEIEAALGRRVHLDLSVRVRKGWRRDEALLDRLGID, encoded by the coding sequence GTGACCCGTAGCGGCTTCGTGGCGCTGGCCGGCCGTCCCAACGTCGGCAAGTCCACCCTCGTCAACCGGGTGGTGGGGTGGAAGGTGGCGATTGTGTCGGACAAGCCGCAGACCACGCGGCGCGCGATCCGCGGGGTGGCGAGCGGCCCCGACTGGCAGCTCGTGCTCGTCGACCTCCCGGGCGTGCAGCGCCCGCGCGACCCGCTCACCGCCCGAATGCAGGCGCGCATGCAGCGCGAGCTGGAGGACTCGGACGTGGCGCTGTTCGTGCTGAACGCCGAGCAGAAGCCGGGGCCCGGCGACGAGTTCATCGCCCGGGCGATCCGCGAGGTGGGCCTGCCGGCGGTCACCGCCCTGAACAAGATCGACCGGCTCAACCGGCCGCGCATCGCGCAGGCGCTCAGCGCCGCGGCCGAGCTGGACGTTCAGGGCGAGCTGTTTCCCGTGAGCGCGAAGACGGGGGAGGGGGTGGGCGACCTCGTGGAGCATCTCGTGTCGCTGCTCCCGGAGGGCCCGTTCTTCTACCCGCCCGAGGAGCACACGGACCTGTCGCAGACCGTGCAGCTCGCCGAGCTGATCCGCGAGCAGGTGCTGCTGCGCACGCGCGAGGAACTGCCGCACGCAGCCGAGGTGGAGATCGACGAGATGGAGGAGCGCGACGACGGGCTGCTCGTGATCGCCGCCCGTGTGTGGGCGGAGACCGAGTCGCAGAAGGGCATCCTGATCGGCGCCGGCGGGAAGATGGTCCGCGCGATCGGCTCCGCCGCGCGCGAGGAGATCGAGGCGGCGCTCGGGCGCCGCGTGCACCTCGATCTCAGCGTTCGCGTGCGAAAGGGCTGGCGGCGCGACGAGGCGTTGCTGGACCGGCTGGGGATCGACTAG
- a CDS encoding alpha/beta hydrolase — protein sequence MPSRPLPELPGVEHRWVDAGGVRLHVAEAGSGEPVVCVHGWPQNWWEWRGIMPGLAEHYRVICPDLRGFGWSEAPRSGYEKSQFATDIAALLDALQVRDVRLIAHDWGGVAGFILCLERPDLVRQYLALNTAHPWPRLEGRRLPDMRRFWYQWVISAPLLGQVAVRQLARLPAERSYLISGSSRAWDEQDTRVFLGQFAERARAWASVQTYRTFVTRELAELVRGRYRDKRLHARTLWLHGTGDPVIQPFMLQGTEPYADDLTVELVDGVGHFIADERPDLVLERALSFFGARTA from the coding sequence ATGCCGAGTCGACCTCTGCCTGAGCTACCCGGAGTCGAGCACCGCTGGGTGGACGCCGGCGGAGTGCGGCTGCACGTGGCCGAGGCCGGCTCGGGGGAGCCGGTGGTGTGCGTTCACGGCTGGCCGCAGAACTGGTGGGAGTGGCGCGGGATCATGCCCGGCCTGGCCGAGCACTACCGCGTGATCTGTCCGGACCTGCGGGGCTTCGGCTGGTCGGAGGCGCCACGCAGCGGCTACGAGAAGAGCCAGTTCGCCACGGACATCGCCGCGCTGCTCGATGCCCTGCAGGTGCGTGACGTGCGGCTGATCGCGCACGACTGGGGCGGCGTGGCCGGCTTCATCCTCTGCCTCGAGCGGCCCGACCTCGTGAGGCAGTACCTGGCTTTGAACACCGCGCATCCCTGGCCGCGCCTCGAGGGCCGCCGCCTGCCGGACATGCGCCGCTTCTGGTACCAGTGGGTGATCTCCGCGCCACTGCTCGGGCAGGTGGCCGTGCGGCAGCTCGCGCGGCTGCCCGCGGAGCGCTCATACCTCATCAGCGGATCCAGCCGGGCATGGGACGAGCAGGACACGCGCGTGTTCCTCGGGCAGTTCGCCGAGCGAGCGCGGGCCTGGGCCTCGGTGCAGACGTACCGCACCTTCGTGACCCGTGAGCTGGCCGAGCTGGTGCGCGGCCGCTACCGCGACAAGCGCCTGCACGCGCGGACGCTGTGGCTGCACGGCACGGGCGACCCGGTGATCCAGCCGTTCATGCTCCAGGGCACCGAGCCCTACGCGGACGACCTGACGGTGGAGCTCGTGGACGGCGTGGGCCACTTCATCGCGGACGAGCGGCCGGATCTGGTGCTCGAGCGGGCGCTCAGCTTTTTCGGGGCGCGGACAGCCTGA